The genomic window GGTAGAAcgccagcctcccctcccccttagaCTGTAATGACTACCCAGTATTATCAACATATGCTGCCCAAGAAGTGGTGACCTTGAGGTGACAGACCCTGCAGCTGCACAATTCACCATTCACCTGTTTGTTTGCAAAGACCAGAAGAACAGCATCTCGTAGCTCATCTTCAGCCAGCATTCTCATCAATTCTTCTCGGGCTTCATTCACTCGCTCTCTGTCATTACTGTCAACAACAAATATTAaccctgaagagagagagacagacagacataagGTGAGGCACCCGCTCAAAGAGGGGCACAAGAAGGGAAAGGAATGCTAGTGAAAAGGCATTCTCTCCTATATGCTGTAATAGAGACATTTTTCTCACATACCCCAAGGATAGAAGGGGGCAGTTATATTCCCATACTATAGGAGTGGGCAATTATTTTCAACTATACCTGGAGTAGAAGGGGTAGTTATTTCACATACCCTGAGTGTTCTGGAAGTAATGCCTCCACAGTGGGCGGATCTTGTCCTGGCCACCCACATCCCATACAGTGAAGCTGATATTCTTGTACTCCACTGTCTCAACATTGAAccctgaaataaagaaaaggcaaACCCCTTACGTCAAGGGAAGTTTAAGTTTCACTGAAGCACTGAAGTGTCACCTGTAGTCACATCCACCTGACAGCTATGTGGTCACAGAACTACCCAACCAAGATGCCATACAATCAAAAACAGGTCATACCTATGGTGGGTATGGTAGTGACAATCTCTCCAAGTTTCAGTTTATATAGAATTGTGGTTTTGCCAGCTGCATCCAACCCCACCATCAGAATCCTCATCTCCTTCTTTCCAATCAAACTTTTCAGCAGGTGTCCGAAGATGTTCCCCATAGCTAATGTTCTCTTCCTATGCAGCAAAGGATCCTGGGCAATATGTCTGCAGCGTCTGCAGGGTGTTGCTGAAATTCTTGCTCCCTTTAGAAAGAACAGAATTTAAGTTAAATATCATTTACGGTCTCCTGGCTGCAGAAAGAGCTTGCTTGGTCACTTCCGGGGGCCTTTTATCgatgaagaaggcaacaagattCACCGGAGCTCAGGCAGCAACCTCAAAGCAGCCAATATTACAAAGAGTGTGACTACTATACTGCCTTACGAAACGGGGACGAAGATTAGAAAGTAAAGCCCAAACCCATGTTGGTAATTCCCCCCCCCATTTCCAATCCTGCCGCCGGAATGGTCACTGGGTCTTGCCGCATCACCATGCTAGTCATGGCAAAACCAGCTCA from Rhinatrema bivittatum chromosome 3, aRhiBiv1.1, whole genome shotgun sequence includes these protein-coding regions:
- the ARF3 gene encoding ADP-ribosylation factor 3; translated protein: MGNIFGHLLKSLIGKKEMRILMVGLDAAGKTTILYKLKLGEIVTTIPTIGFNVETVEYKNISFTVWDVGGQDKIRPLWRHYFQNTQGLIFVVDSNDRERVNEAREELMRMLAEDELRDAVLLVFANKQDLPNAMNAAEITDKLGLHSLRHRSWYIQATCATSGDGLYEGLDWLANQLKNKK